One Streptomyces sp. NBC_00554 DNA segment encodes these proteins:
- the ligA gene encoding NAD-dependent DNA ligase LigA → MAGEKHAEPTSVPAEAREKHALLSEQIEEHRFRYYVKDQPVVSDAEFDKLLRSLEAIEDEYPELRTPDSPTQKVSGAYETEFTSVQHRERMLSLDNAFDDLELAAWAERVARDVGTSDYHLLCELKVDGLAVNLTYEHGRLTRAATRGDGRTGEDITPNVRTIAEIPDRLKGDRVPDLVEIRGEVYFPMEKFEELNARLVEGGDKPFANPRNAAAGSLRQKDPRVTASRPLHMVVHGIGAREGFDIDRLSQAYDLLREWGLPTTQYAKVVDDLDGVREFIAYYGENRHSVEHEIDGVVVKLDEIRLQGRLGSTARAPRWAIAWKYAPEEVNTKLINIRVGVGRTGRVTPYAQVEPVTVAGSEVEFATLHNQDVVKAKGVLIGDTVVLRKAGDVIPEILGPVTDLRDGSEREFVMPAECPECGTPLRPMKEGDIDLRCPNARTCPAQLRERLFYLAGRKALDIEHFGYVAAAALTKPLEPAEPPLVDEGDLFDLTIERLLPIKAYVLDQDSGLPKRDPKTGEEKIATVFANQQGEPKKNAIAMLDTIAAAKERPLARILTGLSIRHVGPVAAEALAREFRSIDRIEAATEEELAATEGVGAIIAASLKQWFTEDWHREIIRKWKAAGVRLEEEGSGEDEGPRPLEGLTVVVTGTLEHHTRDGAKEALQSRGAKVTGSVSKKTSFVVVGDNPGSKYDKAMQLKVPVLNEDGFAVLLEQGPEAAAEVALPVELPTED, encoded by the coding sequence GTGGCCGGCGAAAAGCACGCAGAGCCCACATCGGTACCCGCCGAGGCGCGGGAGAAGCACGCGCTGCTCTCCGAGCAGATCGAGGAGCACCGCTTCCGGTACTACGTGAAGGACCAACCGGTCGTCAGCGACGCGGAGTTCGACAAGCTCCTGCGCTCCCTCGAGGCCATCGAGGACGAGTATCCCGAGCTGCGCACTCCCGACTCCCCGACCCAGAAGGTCTCGGGCGCGTACGAGACCGAGTTCACGTCCGTCCAGCACCGCGAACGCATGCTCTCGCTCGACAACGCCTTCGACGACCTGGAGCTCGCGGCCTGGGCGGAGCGCGTCGCGAGAGACGTGGGTACCTCCGACTACCACCTCCTGTGCGAGCTGAAGGTCGACGGCCTCGCGGTCAACCTCACGTACGAGCACGGTCGCCTCACGCGCGCGGCGACCCGCGGCGACGGCCGCACGGGCGAGGACATCACGCCCAACGTCCGCACGATCGCGGAGATCCCGGACCGTCTCAAGGGCGACCGCGTCCCGGACCTCGTGGAGATCCGCGGCGAGGTCTACTTCCCGATGGAGAAGTTCGAGGAGCTCAACGCCCGCCTGGTGGAGGGCGGCGACAAGCCCTTCGCCAATCCCCGCAACGCGGCGGCGGGTTCCCTGCGCCAGAAGGACCCCCGCGTCACCGCGAGCCGTCCGCTGCACATGGTCGTCCATGGCATCGGCGCCCGCGAGGGCTTCGACATCGATCGCCTCTCCCAGGCGTACGACCTGCTGCGTGAGTGGGGCCTGCCGACCACCCAGTACGCCAAGGTGGTCGACGACCTCGACGGCGTACGGGAGTTCATCGCGTACTACGGGGAGAACCGCCACTCCGTGGAACACGAGATCGACGGGGTGGTCGTCAAGCTCGACGAAATCCGCCTCCAGGGCCGCCTGGGCTCCACGGCCCGTGCCCCGCGCTGGGCGATCGCCTGGAAGTACGCGCCGGAGGAGGTCAACACCAAGCTGATCAACATCCGGGTGGGTGTGGGCCGCACGGGCCGCGTCACGCCGTACGCGCAGGTCGAACCCGTCACGGTGGCCGGCTCCGAGGTCGAGTTCGCGACCCTGCACAACCAGGATGTGGTGAAGGCCAAGGGCGTCCTCATCGGGGACACGGTCGTGCTGCGCAAGGCCGGTGACGTCATCCCGGAGATCCTCGGGCCGGTGACCGATCTGCGCGACGGCAGCGAGCGGGAGTTCGTGATGCCCGCGGAGTGCCCCGAGTGCGGTACGCCGCTGCGGCCCATGAAGGAGGGCGACATCGACCTGCGGTGCCCGAACGCCCGCACCTGCCCGGCCCAGTTGCGCGAGCGCCTCTTCTACCTGGCGGGCCGCAAGGCGCTGGACATCGAGCACTTCGGGTACGTCGCCGCCGCGGCGCTCACCAAGCCGCTGGAGCCGGCCGAGCCACCGCTCGTGGACGAGGGCGACCTCTTCGACCTCACCATCGAGCGACTGCTGCCCATCAAGGCGTACGTCCTCGACCAGGACAGCGGACTGCCCAAGCGCGACCCGAAGACGGGCGAGGAGAAGATCGCCACGGTCTTCGCCAACCAGCAGGGCGAGCCGAAGAAGAACGCGATCGCCATGCTGGACACCATCGCGGCGGCCAAGGAGCGTCCGCTCGCCCGCATTCTGACGGGGCTGTCGATCCGTCATGTCGGGCCGGTCGCGGCCGAGGCGCTGGCCCGCGAGTTCCGCTCGATCGACCGGATCGAGGCGGCCACCGAGGAGGAGCTCGCCGCCACCGAGGGCGTCGGCGCCATCATCGCCGCCTCGCTCAAGCAGTGGTTCACGGAGGACTGGCACCGCGAGATCATCCGCAAGTGGAAGGCCGCTGGAGTCCGCCTGGAGGAAGAGGGTTCCGGAGAGGACGAAGGGCCCCGTCCGCTCGAAGGGCTCACCGTTGTCGTCACCGGAACGCTCGAACACCACACGCGGGATGGCGCGAAAGAGGCCCTGCAGAGCCGGGGAGCGAAAGTGACCGGTTCTGTTTCGAAGAAGACATCTTTCGTCGTAGTGGGAGACAATCCCGGTTCCAAGTACGACAAGGCCATGCAGCTGAAGGTTCCGGTTCTGAACGAGGACGGCTTCGCTGTCCTGCTCGAACAGGGACCGGAGGCGGCAGCGGAAGTCGCGCTTCCGGTGGAGCTTCCGACCGAGGATTAG
- a CDS encoding methionine synthase, with protein MSENSKFRFGSATGVGSMPGEDAREAAKMVVGSFEDFPHLPELPARGPGADMIGRTAGMLVELFARVEPSGWRLGDRPGRDTRRARSWLGEDLDAIEEFTQGYEGPLKVQAVGPWTLAAALELRNGEVALSDLGACRDLAGSLAEGLRVHLEEVQRRVPGAQLVLQLDEPSLIAVLRGHVRSASGYRTHRAVDRQLIEATLRDVIGVHSGGPVVVHSCAPDVPFALLRRTGVAAVSFDFSLLTERDDDVIGEAVEGGTRLFAGVVPGVDGPLSDPAGSVMGVRTLWRRLGLHPGLLAEAVTITPSCGLAGASPDHARKALAHCVRAARSLADNPE; from the coding sequence GTGAGCGAAAACAGCAAGTTCAGGTTCGGTTCCGCGACAGGGGTCGGGTCAATGCCGGGCGAGGATGCCCGGGAGGCGGCCAAGATGGTCGTCGGGTCCTTCGAGGACTTCCCCCATCTGCCCGAGCTGCCCGCGCGGGGGCCCGGCGCGGACATGATCGGGCGGACCGCCGGGATGCTCGTCGAGCTGTTCGCGCGTGTGGAGCCCAGCGGATGGCGGCTCGGGGACCGGCCGGGGCGGGACACCCGGAGGGCGAGGTCGTGGCTGGGGGAGGACCTCGACGCGATCGAGGAGTTCACTCAGGGGTACGAGGGGCCGCTGAAGGTGCAGGCGGTGGGCCCCTGGACGCTGGCCGCCGCGCTGGAGTTGAGGAACGGCGAGGTGGCGCTGTCCGACCTCGGGGCCTGCCGGGATCTCGCCGGTTCGCTCGCCGAGGGGCTGCGCGTCCACCTCGAAGAGGTCCAGCGGCGCGTTCCGGGAGCACAGCTGGTCCTCCAGCTCGACGAGCCGTCCCTCATCGCCGTACTGCGCGGGCACGTGAGGAGCGCGAGCGGCTACCGGACCCACCGGGCCGTCGACCGGCAGCTGATCGAGGCCACCCTGCGGGACGTCATCGGGGTTCACAGCGGCGGGCCGGTCGTGGTGCACTCGTGCGCGCCCGACGTGCCGTTCGCACTCCTGCGCAGAACGGGCGTCGCGGCGGTCTCCTTCGACTTCTCGCTCCTCACCGAGCGTGACGACGATGTGATCGGGGAAGCAGTGGAAGGCGGGACCCGGCTCTTCGCCGGTGTCGTCCCCGGTGTGGACGGTCCATTGTCAGACCCTGCCGGTAGCGTCATGGGTGTCAGGACGCTGTGGCGCAGGCTGGGGCTGCATCCGGGGCTTCTCGCGGAGGCGGTCACCATCACTCCGTCGTGCGGGCTGGCGGGGGCTTCCCCCGACCATGCGCGCAAGGCACTCGCCCACTGCGTCCGGGCGGCGAGATCCCTCGCGGACAACCCTGAGTAA
- a CDS encoding SDR family oxidoreductase, whose amino-acid sequence MATHVITGAGSGIGAAVARRLHARGDDIVLHARDAGRAKELAAAYPGAMTLVGDLADPDKLSWAFSHQTLPDRIDSLLHIAGVVDLGPVGELTPKSWRHQLNVNLIAPAELTRHFLPQLRVAQGHVLFVNSGAGLNAHADWSAYAASKHGLKALADSLRHEEHGNGVRVTSVYPGRTASPMQAKVHQQEGKEYDASKWIDPESVATTILMALDLPRDAEVNDLTVRPGR is encoded by the coding sequence ATGGCTACACATGTGATCACCGGGGCGGGCTCCGGCATCGGCGCGGCGGTCGCCCGCCGCCTCCACGCGCGCGGGGACGACATCGTGCTGCACGCGCGCGACGCGGGCCGCGCGAAGGAGCTCGCCGCGGCGTACCCGGGAGCGATGACGCTCGTCGGCGACCTCGCGGACCCGGACAAGCTCTCCTGGGCGTTCTCGCACCAGACGCTGCCCGACCGGATCGACTCACTCCTGCACATCGCGGGCGTGGTCGACCTCGGTCCGGTCGGCGAGCTGACCCCCAAGTCCTGGCGCCACCAGCTCAACGTCAACCTGATCGCCCCCGCCGAGCTGACCCGCCACTTCCTGCCCCAACTCCGCGTCGCCCAGGGCCACGTGCTGTTCGTCAACTCGGGCGCCGGCCTCAACGCCCACGCCGACTGGTCCGCGTACGCAGCCTCCAAGCACGGCCTGAAGGCCCTCGCGGACTCCCTGCGCCACGAGGAGCACGGCAACGGTGTCCGCGTCACCTCCGTGTACCCCGGCCGCACGGCCAGCCCCATGCAGGCCAAGGTCCACCAGCAGGAGGGCAAGGAGTACGACGCGTCGAAGTGGATCGACCCCGAGTCCGTCGCCACGACGATCCTCATGGCCCTCGACCTGCCGCGCGACGCGGAGGTCAACGACTTGACGGTGCGACCGGGCCGCTGA
- a CDS encoding TIGR00730 family Rossman fold protein: MNICVFLSAADLDDRYTRPAREFAELLGKGGHTLVWGGSDVGLMKVVADGVQEAGGRLLGVSVDFLAAKVRPNADEMVIAGDLAERKALLLEKADAVVVMVGGTGTLDEATEILELKKHGKTRKPVVLLNTAGFYDGLKEQFRRMEDEGFLPLPLTELVFFAEEPVGALAYLEESRGQQ, from the coding sequence ATGAATATCTGCGTCTTCCTCTCCGCCGCCGACCTCGACGACCGCTACACGCGCCCCGCGCGGGAGTTCGCGGAACTGCTCGGCAAAGGCGGTCACACCCTGGTGTGGGGCGGTTCGGACGTCGGTCTCATGAAGGTGGTCGCCGACGGTGTGCAGGAGGCGGGCGGACGTCTGTTGGGCGTCTCGGTGGACTTCCTGGCGGCCAAGGTCCGTCCGAACGCCGACGAGATGGTCATCGCGGGTGACCTCGCCGAGCGCAAGGCACTGCTCCTGGAGAAGGCCGACGCGGTGGTGGTCATGGTCGGGGGAACGGGGACGCTCGACGAGGCGACCGAGATCCTGGAGCTGAAGAAGCACGGGAAGACGCGGAAGCCGGTGGTGCTGCTCAACACGGCGGGCTTCTACGACGGCCTGAAGGAGCAGTTCCGGCGCATGGAGGACGAGGGTTTCCTGCCGCTTCCGCTCACTGAGCTGGTGTTCTTCGCGGAGGAGCCGGTGGGCGCCCTGGCCTACCTCGAGGAGAGCCGGGGCCAGCAGTGA
- a CDS encoding DUF427 domain-containing protein, with translation MAEGHTITIEQGTERVRAVHGDQVLAESDRPLLLRETGCPVRYYLPPEDVRLDLLAASATHTYCPFKGTASYWSLPDAADLVWAYPDPKAEVTQIKDHLCFYEVEVV, from the coding sequence ATGGCTGAAGGACACACGATCACCATCGAGCAAGGCACGGAGCGGGTACGCGCCGTGCACGGCGACCAGGTCCTGGCGGAGAGCGACCGCCCCCTGTTGCTGCGCGAGACCGGCTGTCCCGTGCGCTACTACCTACCCCCCGAGGACGTCCGTCTCGATCTCCTGGCGGCTTCCGCGACCCACACGTACTGCCCGTTCAAGGGCACCGCGTCCTACTGGTCACTCCCCGACGCGGCCGACCTCGTCTGGGCGTACCCCGACCCCAAGGCCGAAGTCACCCAGATCAAGGACCACCTGTGCTTCTACGAAGTGGAAGTGGTGTGA
- the mnmA gene encoding tRNA 2-thiouridine(34) synthase MnmA, translating to MTETSQRPRTLRVLAAMSGGVDSAVAAARAAEAGHDVTGVHLALSANPQSFRTGARGCCTIEDSRDARRAADVIGIPFYVWDLAERFREDVVEDFVAEYEAGRTPNPCLRCNEKIKFAALLDKALALGFDAVCTGHYAQVIVREDGTRELHRASDMAKDQSYVLGVLDDRQLAHALFPLGDTVTTKDEIRAEAERRGLAVAKKPDSHDICFIADGDTQGFLANRLGKAEGDIVDESGAKLGTHEGAYGYTIGQRKGLRIGTPAADGKPRYVLDISPVDNTVTVGPAAALDVNGLTAIKPRWCGTAPSGPGTYTAQLRAHGGETTVTAELVDGTLEVSFTEPVRGVAPGQAVVLYDGTRVVGSATIATTTRATASV from the coding sequence ATGACTGAGACCTCGCAGCGCCCCCGTACCCTTCGCGTACTCGCCGCCATGTCGGGTGGAGTGGACTCCGCCGTAGCCGCCGCCCGCGCGGCGGAAGCCGGCCACGACGTGACGGGCGTGCACCTCGCGCTCTCCGCCAACCCGCAATCGTTCCGCACCGGCGCGCGTGGCTGTTGCACCATCGAGGACTCGCGCGACGCCCGTCGCGCGGCCGACGTCATCGGCATCCCCTTCTACGTGTGGGACCTCGCCGAGCGCTTCCGCGAGGACGTGGTCGAGGACTTCGTCGCCGAGTACGAGGCGGGGCGCACCCCGAACCCGTGCCTGCGCTGCAACGAGAAGATCAAGTTCGCCGCGCTGCTCGACAAGGCGCTCGCGCTCGGCTTCGACGCGGTCTGCACGGGCCACTATGCGCAGGTGATCGTCCGCGAGGACGGCACGCGCGAGCTGCACCGCGCCTCCGACATGGCCAAGGACCAGTCGTACGTCCTCGGTGTGCTCGACGACCGCCAGCTCGCGCACGCCCTGTTCCCGCTCGGCGACACGGTCACCACGAAGGACGAGATCCGCGCGGAGGCCGAGCGCCGCGGCCTCGCCGTCGCCAAGAAGCCGGACTCCCACGACATCTGCTTCATCGCCGACGGCGACACCCAGGGCTTCCTGGCGAACCGTCTCGGCAAGGCCGAGGGCGACATCGTCGACGAGTCCGGCGCCAAGCTGGGCACCCACGAGGGCGCGTACGGCTACACGATCGGCCAGCGCAAGGGGCTCCGCATCGGCACCCCGGCCGCCGACGGCAAGCCGCGCTACGTCCTGGACATCTCCCCGGTCGACAACACGGTCACGGTCGGCCCGGCGGCTGCCCTGGACGTCAACGGCCTGACCGCGATCAAGCCCCGCTGGTGCGGCACGGCCCCCTCCGGCCCCGGCACCTACACCGCCCAACTCCGCGCCCACGGCGGCGAGACGACGGTCACGGCGGAGCTCGTCGACGGCACCCTCGAGGTCAGCTTCACCGAGCCGGTCCGCGGTGTCGCCCCCGGCCAGGCGGTCGTGTTGTACGACGGCACGCGCGTGGTGGGCTCCGCGACGATCGCGACGACCACGCGCGCGACGGCGTCGGTCTAG
- a CDS encoding N-acetylmuramoyl-L-alanine amidase, protein MGEKKADAKARAKGRRAKDGDRRVGRRALLIGGAAAAVGSVVLARDELSRLWWRLPSVEKPRKEGEVDFTGAQWVAASSANWRRADRPDDYGIDRVIIHVTQGSFDSAVKVFQDPGHGAAAHYIVRKDGHITQMIRELDVAYHAGNRQFNERSVGIEHEGFVDRPQDFTDAMYEASARLTARICVRYDIPVDREHIIGHVEVPGTDHTDPGPHWDWDRYIPLVRQALSAQKQTQAAGTPAA, encoded by the coding sequence ATGGGGGAGAAAAAGGCGGACGCGAAGGCCCGGGCGAAGGGCCGCAGGGCCAAGGACGGCGACCGGCGGGTCGGACGCCGGGCGCTGCTCATCGGCGGTGCGGCGGCCGCCGTGGGCAGTGTCGTGCTGGCGCGGGACGAGCTCTCGCGCCTGTGGTGGCGGCTGCCGAGCGTGGAGAAGCCGCGCAAGGAGGGCGAGGTCGACTTCACGGGCGCCCAGTGGGTGGCCGCGTCGTCGGCGAACTGGCGGCGGGCGGACCGGCCCGACGACTACGGGATAGACCGGGTGATCATCCATGTCACCCAGGGCAGCTTCGACAGCGCGGTGAAGGTCTTCCAGGACCCGGGTCACGGCGCGGCCGCGCACTACATCGTCCGCAAGGACGGTCACATCACCCAGATGATCCGCGAGCTGGACGTGGCGTACCACGCGGGGAACCGGCAGTTCAACGAACGGAGCGTCGGCATCGAGCACGAGGGCTTCGTGGACCGTCCGCAGGATTTCACGGACGCGATGTACGAGGCCTCGGCGCGGCTGACGGCCCGGATATGCGTGCGGTACGACATCCCCGTCGACCGTGAGCACATCATCGGGCACGTGGAGGTGCCGGGAACCGATCACACGGACCCGGGGCCGCACTGGGACTGGGACCGGTACATACCGCTCGTACGGCAGGCACTGTCCGCCCAGAAGCAGACTCAGGCGGCCGGGACCCCCGCCGCCTGA
- a CDS encoding cysteine desulfurase family protein produces the protein MAYLDHAATTPMLPEAVEALTAQLSVTGNASSLHAAGRRARRTVEEARETLADALAARPSEVVFTSGGTEADNLAVKGLYWARRDADPARTRILASPVEHHAVLDAVHWLGEHEGATVEYLPVDPYGRVHPDALREAIARNPDDVAVATVMWANNEIGTVMPVRELADAAAEFGIPLHADAVQAFGQVPVDFGASGLAAMTVSGHKIGGPYGIGALLLGREYSPVPVLHGGGQERHVRSGTLDVPAIASFAVAGRLAAEQREWFAREIGGLRDELVEAVRKAVPDAILGGDPADGGRLPANAHFTFPGCEGDSLLLLLDAQGIECSTGSACTAGVAQPSHVLLATGTDPDLARGTLRFSLGHTSTEADVEAVARAIGPAVERARTAGLS, from the coding sequence ATGGCTTACCTCGACCACGCCGCGACCACCCCGATGCTCCCTGAGGCGGTAGAGGCACTGACCGCCCAGCTCAGCGTCACGGGCAACGCCTCCTCCCTCCACGCCGCCGGCCGCCGAGCCAGGCGTACCGTCGAGGAAGCCCGCGAAACCCTGGCGGATGCCCTCGCCGCACGCCCCAGCGAGGTGGTCTTCACCTCCGGCGGCACCGAGGCCGACAACCTCGCGGTGAAGGGCCTGTACTGGGCCCGCCGCGACGCCGACCCCGCCCGCACCCGCATCCTCGCGAGCCCCGTCGAACACCACGCCGTCCTCGACGCCGTCCACTGGCTCGGTGAACACGAGGGCGCCACCGTCGAGTACCTCCCGGTGGACCCCTACGGCCGTGTCCACCCGGACGCCCTGCGCGAGGCCATCGCCCGCAACCCCGACGACGTCGCCGTCGCCACCGTGATGTGGGCCAACAACGAGATCGGCACCGTGATGCCGGTCCGCGAACTGGCCGACGCCGCCGCGGAGTTCGGCATCCCGCTGCACGCCGACGCCGTACAGGCCTTCGGCCAGGTCCCCGTCGACTTCGGCGCCTCGGGCCTCGCCGCCATGACCGTCTCGGGCCACAAGATCGGCGGCCCGTACGGCATCGGCGCGCTGCTCCTGGGCCGCGAGTACAGCCCCGTGCCCGTCCTGCACGGCGGTGGCCAGGAACGCCATGTCCGCTCCGGCACGCTCGACGTGCCCGCGATCGCGTCGTTCGCCGTCGCCGGGCGGCTCGCCGCCGAGCAGCGCGAGTGGTTCGCCCGGGAGATCGGCGGCCTGCGCGACGAACTGGTCGAGGCCGTGCGCAAGGCCGTGCCCGACGCGATCCTCGGCGGCGACCCGGCCGACGGGGGGCGGCTGCCGGCCAACGCGCACTTCACGTTCCCCGGCTGCGAAGGCGACTCCCTGCTCCTCCTCCTGGACGCGCAGGGCATCGAGTGCTCCACCGGCTCCGCGTGCACTGCGGGTGTGGCCCAGCCCAGCCATGTCCTCCTCGCCACCGGCACCGACCCCGACCTGGCCCGCGGCACCCTCCGCTTCTCCCTCGGCCACACCTCCACGGAGGCGGACGTCGAGGCGGTGGCCCGCGCGATCGGACCGGCGGTGGAACGGGCGCGTACGGCGGGACTCAGCTAG
- a CDS encoding DUF4190 domain-containing protein: MELTEHTARTELTARTEGAERTPAPTRRTAGRDADGMAVASFILGLLGLLVLNILLGPTAIVLACAALYRGTARKGRAFLGLGLGIADLVVLVTLMQFDSTVSWSF, translated from the coding sequence ATGGAACTCACCGAACACACCGCACGTACCGAACTCACCGCACGTACTGAGGGCGCCGAGCGCACGCCCGCGCCGACCCGCAGGACCGCCGGGCGGGACGCCGACGGCATGGCCGTCGCCTCCTTCATCCTCGGCCTCCTCGGCCTCCTGGTCCTCAACATCCTCCTGGGCCCCACGGCCATCGTCCTCGCCTGTGCCGCCCTCTACCGCGGCACGGCCCGCAAGGGTCGCGCGTTCCTTGGCCTCGGCCTGGGCATCGCGGACCTGGTCGTGCTCGTGACACTCATGCAGTTCGACAGCACGGTGTCCTGGAGCTTCTAG
- a CDS encoding TetR family transcriptional regulator translates to MSHTLGIRQAQKQKTRQALLDAALGLLEEQSLSSLGLREVTRAVGVAPTAFYRHFRSTADLGVALVEEALGSLHPMIGDTVSAAGDSDERITRAIDLIAHHVATHPAHVRFIARERHSGVQPVREEIREQLARFAEEVKDELAKQPESQGWSDDDLLMLAGLYVDQMLMTASLFLEALEASEEEQDRVARVASRQMRLISIGRRNWLG, encoded by the coding sequence ATGAGTCACACCCTCGGCATCCGACAGGCCCAGAAGCAGAAGACCCGACAGGCCCTCCTGGACGCGGCGTTGGGGCTGCTGGAGGAGCAGAGCCTGAGCAGCCTGGGTCTGCGTGAGGTCACCCGTGCCGTCGGTGTCGCTCCGACCGCCTTCTACCGGCACTTCCGCTCGACGGCGGATCTCGGTGTGGCCCTCGTCGAGGAGGCGCTGGGCAGTCTGCACCCGATGATCGGGGACACCGTGTCCGCGGCCGGGGACAGCGACGAACGCATCACACGCGCCATCGATCTGATCGCCCATCACGTGGCGACCCACCCCGCGCACGTCCGCTTCATCGCGCGCGAGCGGCACAGCGGAGTCCAGCCGGTGCGGGAGGAGATCCGCGAGCAACTGGCCCGGTTCGCGGAGGAAGTGAAGGACGAGCTGGCCAAACAGCCCGAGTCGCAAGGGTGGAGCGACGACGACCTGCTGATGCTCGCGGGCCTGTACGTCGACCAGATGCTGATGACGGCCTCGCTCTTCCTGGAGGCCCTGGAGGCCTCCGAGGAGGAGCAGGACCGGGTGGCCCGCGTCGCGAGCCGCCAGATGCGGCTCATCAGCATCGGCCGCCGCAACTGGCTGGGGTGA
- a CDS encoding helix-turn-helix transcriptional regulator, producing the protein MKSDRLLSILLLLQTRGRVPARELADRLEVSVRTIYRDVEALSASGVPVYAERGRIGGIELLAGFRTDVTGLTADESRALFILAAQGAHAALGLDAALGSALRKVMAALPAPHRPAAEATSRRVLVDATRWKGGPQPAVDLDVLQDAVFADRRLRLRYRHSGAAEPSTYTVDPYGLVSKAGVWYLVADRRGRPRLFRVDRVRSATQLPDPVRRRPGVELVDAWEVLRRRVEERPGGLDVTVRVQRSRLDLFLRLNAASLTALPEDDGESAWVTAHLSYGFIREARTLLAFGEAVEVLTPPEVREELAGTAAAICALYEGERVPRRRR; encoded by the coding sequence GTGAAGTCCGACCGGCTGCTCTCGATCCTGCTGCTGCTCCAGACCCGCGGCCGCGTTCCCGCACGTGAACTCGCCGACCGGCTCGAGGTGTCGGTGCGCACCATCTACCGGGACGTGGAGGCGCTGTCCGCCTCAGGCGTCCCGGTGTACGCCGAGCGCGGGCGGATCGGCGGCATCGAACTGCTCGCCGGATTCCGTACGGACGTCACGGGGCTGACCGCGGACGAGTCCCGCGCGCTGTTCATCCTGGCCGCCCAGGGCGCGCACGCCGCGCTCGGTCTGGACGCGGCGCTTGGCTCCGCACTGCGCAAGGTGATGGCCGCGCTGCCCGCCCCGCACCGGCCGGCCGCCGAGGCCACAAGCCGTCGCGTCCTGGTCGACGCCACGCGCTGGAAGGGCGGGCCCCAACCGGCCGTCGATCTGGACGTGTTGCAGGACGCCGTCTTCGCCGACCGCCGGCTGCGGCTGCGCTACCGGCACAGCGGCGCCGCCGAACCGAGCACCTACACCGTCGACCCCTACGGGCTCGTCTCCAAGGCGGGCGTCTGGTACCTGGTCGCCGACCGGCGCGGCAGACCGCGGCTGTTCCGGGTCGACCGGGTGCGCTCGGCCACGCAACTGCCCGATCCGGTACGGCGGCGGCCGGGCGTCGAACTCGTCGACGCCTGGGAGGTGTTGCGGCGCCGCGTGGAGGAGCGGCCCGGCGGTCTCGATGTCACAGTTCGGGTACAGCGCTCCCGCCTCGACCTGTTCCTCCGCCTCAACGCCGCCTCGCTCACGGCCCTGCCGGAGGACGACGGCGAGAGCGCGTGGGTGACCGCTCACCTGTCGTACGGCTTCATCCGCGAAGCACGCACGTTACTGGCCTTCGGGGAGGCCGTGGAGGTGCTCACACCGCCTGAGGTACGGGAGGAACTGGCCGGTACAGCGGCTGCCATCTGCGCGTTGTACGAGGGTGAACGCGTCCCCCGCCGGAGGCGGTGA
- a CDS encoding thioesterase family protein: MSEAASIGALRATIGDSEFDRDTAVTLREPGVYDIDLSAGWTIISAVNGGYLLAVLGRALADALPHTDPFTISAHYLTASQPGPAVVRTDVVRTGRTLSTGQASLFQYDDEGREVERIRVLASYGDLDALPEDVRTTAKPPALPPVDQCFGPQDAPAPVPGSSAIADRLMLKLDPATLGWALGSPSGKGEMRAWLGLADGRDADPFSLLLAVDALPPTAFELGLSGWVPTVELTVHVRARPAPGPLRVSITTRNLAGGFLEEDAEVWDSEDRLVAQSRQLARVRIG; this comes from the coding sequence ATGTCAGAAGCAGCTTCGATAGGGGCCCTGCGGGCCACGATCGGCGACAGCGAGTTCGACCGCGACACGGCGGTCACCCTGCGCGAACCCGGCGTCTACGACATCGATCTGTCCGCCGGGTGGACGATCATCAGCGCGGTCAACGGCGGCTATCTCCTCGCCGTCCTGGGCCGCGCCCTCGCGGACGCCCTGCCGCACACCGACCCGTTCACGATCTCCGCGCACTACCTGACCGCCTCCCAGCCGGGACCGGCGGTCGTCCGCACGGACGTCGTACGCACCGGCCGGACCCTCTCCACCGGCCAGGCGTCCCTCTTCCAGTACGACGACGAGGGCCGCGAGGTCGAACGGATCCGCGTCCTCGCCTCGTACGGCGATCTCGACGCCCTCCCCGAGGACGTCCGTACGACGGCGAAACCGCCCGCGCTCCCGCCCGTGGACCAGTGCTTCGGCCCCCAGGACGCGCCCGCTCCGGTGCCCGGCAGCTCGGCGATCGCCGACCGGCTGATGCTCAAGCTCGACCCGGCGACCCTGGGCTGGGCCCTCGGATCACCCTCCGGGAAGGGCGAGATGAGGGCCTGGCTCGGTCTCGCCGACGGCCGCGACGCGGACCCCTTCTCGCTGCTCCTCGCGGTCGACGCGCTCCCGCCGACCGCCTTCGAACTCGGCCTGTCCGGCTGGGTGCCGACCGTAGAACTGACGGTGCACGTCCGCGCCCGCCCGGCGCCCGGCCCGCTCCGGGTGTCGATCACCACCCGCAACCTCGCCGGCGGCTTCCTGGAGGAGGACGCGGAGGTGTGGGACAGCGAGGACCGGCTGGTAGCGCAGTCCCGGCAGCTCGCGCGGGTGCGGATCGGCTGA